ATAAACCGGCCAAAAGACATGATTCCAGACCGTGATAAATGCAAAAAGCATGAATGAAACATTATTCTGTCAAAAGCCCCGATCGGTGGTCAACAAAaagtcgtattttttttattttttatccagTGCTTCTTAGGACTGactgacttttctcgccttgggcgaggcgagagggagtgtcagactcttactgactaaaaaccaccctgttccttctcctgcttttcgagccggagccccggtaaacccgctaggtagtccgcagctccggatcaggcatcagccctattgggccccatctgtggtggtctgatggctctttgaggcgcgcgcggaacgcgacgcgccgcacgcacgggtctggttctgttcgggcggtgagctacccttgctcgccgtccgcaggcccgcacttacggtggccggagatcgtctcgggatcccctacgcccggagtgtctttcgcgacggctggggcgtgaggaggtttgttctctcacgcgccccgcctcctccttagctagcatgactgcttcgcagaaggaggagacggcatcccagtccctctcgctccgcaccatggcctgaaccagtgccgggcgcgagaggtcgccgtcgccgaccacatccctgaggacttggcggtgctcagcccacgcagggcacaccgccaccgtatgttctaccgtgtcctccgggcggtcctcacagtgatgacacccgggcgtttcctcccgcccaataaggaacaggaacctaccgaaactcccatgtccggtaagcacctgcgttaggcggtaggtgagcacgccgtggcgcctctctagccactcctcaaagaggggacttaccgctgcgatgacagcgagcccagccctcggttgcgacagtcgttgctgccattccgccatgagatcgcgccggagctcgtcccgccacgcacttaTCTGGCGCGGCaatggagtttcgccccggcgacacgcgtcggcgcgcagactgaagacgcgcgcgagcaccttcgcctccaaatcccacggcggtaatccggcaagaaggttcgccgcctccccggagatcgtgcgatatccacgaatCACCCGGAtagccatgaccctctgagacgtgagcagcgcccgagctggccgccgcatcaggttcggcgcccacacaggggcgctgtagagggccatggaccgcacgatccccagTGCTTCTTAGgacttaaaattaacaatttaattcaaatttttatttattacctcaatcttataatttactttatctgGGCGTTTCTGGGGCAAAAATGGGCATGGTTCTTTATATTGGCAGTGGTTCCTAAATCAATTGTTTCAATTTTCATATCTACTGCATCatctgtaaaaaataatgaacaatgaaaggaaaatattaaatttatacttTTGGCAATCAGAATAtagatatacttacttataagaGCATCACTATCATACATCGCTGGAAGTCCACTTATTGACTCCCCCATAATAGAGTTAAGCCACTCTGTAGTTTCTGATGGCTTCGGAGGAGGTGGTCCACCACCAGTTTGGCGTCTGCCATATTTTTCTGCTGCCATTTCCTATatgtaaagaataaataagtatCAGCACTGTATGATGctagactttaaaaaaagtgaACGTAATGGAATAGAATTAAATACCACATGCAAAATATTACCTTTCTTGcatttttttcatgttattgTATTTCTGCTGCAATTGTTTAACCGAACGAAATTTGGTTGCATCTGAATTAAATTTGTCTGCAAGCAATTTCCAAGCAGCTTCTTTTGTTGGTTGCTCGCATTATCGGTTTTTTTGCAAGTAATAATCGCGTAATCTTTGAGCAAACTCATTAATTTATGACATTCCTCTTTAGAAAAATTGGCACTGCGGTCCCtgaataataaagttataataaattatagttatattttaggtaattaaaattaaatgatgtcAAATTCAGTCTAAAAGCTCGTTGATACTATAACTTACTTGTTCGATGGTTGGTTCACTTCATTGTTATTTTGCGACATTTTGTTTGCCGAAGAttttcacaatataataataaatcccGTATTTCAGTTTAACAGCAACTCTTTAAACGAAGCAgtcaacacaaaataaattacacgcTAAAGTTTGGCTTGCagctttgacattgacaattgACATGAACtgtcaaaatatgtgttttgttATGCACTTTTGTCAGTGCTGCCACATTGAAAAAATTACCCACGAAGacattaaagtaattttcagGAAACAAGATGTCCTATTACtggcaataaaataacaaatggtTAAAATTGACTATGGTCAAAAATGTTGTTGAAAAACGTAAAAGCGCTTTAACAACTGGTAAGAGAGTAAACAATAGTTAATCTAACCAAAAGGTTGGTATAACTTGACTACGGATCGAAATCGGCCCTTAATCGCACACAACTTTTAAACCTGTACTTCGTAcatatgaaacatttttttttaaatatatctgtTAATTGGGTCATTCTACCgagggataaaaaaataaaatactttttaaaatttaccaaatccgttttttattctgttataataaagagttattatgtaattatcttctaaaaaataaaatcagagATCAATCATTAACATTATGAGAAAAAATtgcacattttaattttatcacttCGACAGGAGTGATTCTAATTTCAACATAAGTGACATTATCtttcataaaactaataatttttaatagtcaaataaaattaatcatcagTCTTAACTGCTTTTGGTAATAATTTCTCAATAAGACTAGTACACAtgattatgtgtatgtgtaagtTGATTAACTTAAGTAAACAAACACTctgcaaaataaacaattaaattctaCAGAAGTGACATTACCGTTACAGTCATTCCTGTAGAATATTAAgagataataattgaaaggaacattagaaaatattttcttcgtcCGATGACGTATTATTTGACCGACTTTGTAGATTACCATCTGAACGTTTAGTGTTAATAACGTTTTCTCTAAGAGGTGTCTGCTTCCTGCTTTCAAAAATCTCTTCATCAGATGAACTATCAGATCCATAGCATTTTCGATAAAAATCGATAGATGTACGTGAGGTTGTTGCTATTGGGTTCTTGTATATGTCATACTCTGAATGTGGTGACTCCGAATACTCCGATGGTGAATCAGCTGATGTCCTCAAAACTGGTATATTATCAGTTTGTTTGTAGGTTAGGTAAATAAGCCCTATCTCATGATGTGAGCAGATCTGATTTGTTTCACAAATACTGCAGCTTAATCGTCGGGCGTGCAAGACATCAGGATTGGTCTTATTCCATGTAAGTTGATGAATTAATAGAGTACCAGTAAATGGTCTTGTAGTACTAGTGCTGAGTATGTTAGAGATGTCATCAACATAAGTATCGTCGATTGGCAAAATAATTATGCCTTTACATTTTTCTTGTAAACAACTCACCAATGCTTCAAAATCTGGGATGTCTCCACCGG
This genomic window from Spodoptera frugiperda isolate SF20-4 unplaced genomic scaffold, AGI-APGP_CSIRO_Sfru_2.0 tig00001192_1, whole genome shotgun sequence contains:
- the LOC118264288 gene encoding uncharacterized protein LOC118264288, which codes for MALYSAPVWAPNLMRRPARALLTSQRVMAIRVIRGYRTISGEAANLLAGLPPWDLEAKVLARVFSLRADACRRGETPLPRQISAWRDELRRDLMAEWQQRLSQPRAGLAVIAAVSPLFEEWLERRHGVLTYRLTQVLTGHGSFGRFLFLIGREETPGCHHCEDRPEDTVEHTVAVCPAWAEHRQVLRDVVGDGDLSRPALVQAMVRSERDWDAVSSFCEAVMLAKEEAGRVREQTSSRPSRRERHSGRRGSRDDLRPP